A window of Verrucomicrobiia bacterium contains these coding sequences:
- a CDS encoding lamin tail domain-containing protein, with product MLLAISLVGTALPGPAAVVIHEFMAENDGWLEDEDGDSPDWIELYNDAASPMPLTGWRLTDDPANPNKWIFPATNIGPRSFLLIFASGKNRATPGAPLHASFRLQNAGGHLALFDAQGNLISACTNYPPQRANVSYGQQRISLTTPWLLPSTPFRWKVMTNAAELEGWTAPAYDASAWPSATGTIGYSSTDNILLRLDFDERGTTPVTQPGFESFVINSNTSATAAQSAPTIRFFGNLQVTLSNTPPDNYDDRLRSQPVNSGNFTSSALLRDFVFSGSRTNQGGLDLTISGLPPGQSCEVTLWSYDNSSPGSRRSSWAANAVTVVPLYTFDGSVLPTSDTDYRLKFNALIDPQGRLKISGRRDPGSVGSGGGADYGVFLNALEIKQPGLAQYVQNDIRTLMRGRATGLALRYPFNVDTGALPQFLRLRVRYKDGFVAWLNGELLPSRHAPTTPAWNATATTDRPLPNAMTEEEFIFATSATPLRTGSNLLAIHGLSYSTNSQHFLLGATLEGFTEQGVGLFYFAQPTPGTTNATGYLGFVSDTKFSLNRGFYDTPFTVGITSATPGAIIYYTTDGSRPSPTNGLVYQGPLWITNTTLLRAMAWAPNLIPTEPDTHSYLFLDTVLRQSNSLPGYPTTWQADYPADYEMDPNVVNHPRYRHTIRQDLLAIPSVSIVTDHDSLWGPVRGLYNHSTSVHDPAAGQDWERAASVELLLPDGRKGFQANCALRIQGNASRDNNRLAKHSLRLLFKSDYGPSKLRYDWFNGGVRQFDNLILRAGFTDTWATRYSDQTALPGGKGTRYRPEDSLLLRDSWVKDSMRDMGHLAARNHFVHLYLNGLYWGVYNPSERMDASFCAEHLGGSRQDWDVLCGDAIYDFATLKDGSKDDWNELMAIVNAGITNEAAFHAVTQRVDVINLIDYMILHIVAEAEDWPHHNWYAVHRRANPRTGSPATRWIFLPWDQEIVLDQLVRRNRVDVNNPDTPARIYGALRAWPEFRRLFGDRVHKHLFNDGALTPAKNIARLMARVAEIERAIVGESARWGDAREFTIGANPGHGQTFTRDEWWWPEINKLCTNYFPTLTDINLARFRAAGLYPALAAPVFSPFGGDVPPDFSLVLGHTNQAGEIYYTLNGEDPRTYGSGAVAPSALLYQNPIPILDPVVVRARVHLNGQWSALSEAMFYPTQNLQALTLTEIMYNPPAFQGRDGDAFEFIELWNRSAQPLNLSGFQFVQGIQFTFTNGSRLPPNAYAVLVSDADAFALKYPGIPIAGVYTGRLDNGGERLTLVDPRGLEILSLKYDDVPPWPVEADNGGYSLTQRYPLRFQAPEDPLKWRASANPGGSPGAPDAEDSDSDGLPDAWESLHGLLSQNPADALQDADGDGHSNLEEFLAGTDPRDPRSHLRLQLEQSNGRLTLRGLLQAGRTMRVLYRTNLWQGAWETWTNLPPPNAPQEWRLELPPAADRSQFYRLQVTWP from the coding sequence ATGCTCCTCGCCATCTCCCTCGTTGGCACTGCCCTCCCCGGGCCCGCCGCCGTGGTCATCCATGAATTCATGGCGGAAAATGACGGCTGGCTTGAAGATGAAGATGGCGACAGCCCGGACTGGATTGAACTCTACAATGATGCTGCCTCCCCCATGCCCCTCACCGGCTGGCGCCTGACCGACGACCCCGCCAATCCCAACAAATGGATCTTCCCCGCCACCAACATCGGCCCGCGCAGTTTCTTGCTCATCTTTGCCTCGGGCAAAAACCGCGCCACTCCCGGCGCCCCGCTCCACGCCAGTTTCCGCCTGCAAAATGCCGGCGGCCACCTGGCCTTGTTTGACGCCCAAGGCAACCTCATCTCCGCCTGCACCAATTATCCCCCACAGCGCGCCAATGTCTCCTACGGCCAACAAAGAATTTCCCTCACCACCCCCTGGCTCCTTCCCTCCACCCCTTTTCGCTGGAAGGTCATGACCAATGCCGCCGAATTGGAGGGCTGGACCGCGCCCGCCTACGATGCCTCTGCCTGGCCCTCGGCCACCGGCACCATCGGCTATTCCTCCACCGATAACATCCTCTTGCGCCTGGATTTTGACGAACGCGGCACCACCCCCGTCACCCAGCCGGGATTCGAGTCCTTCGTCATCAACTCCAATACCAGCGCCACCGCCGCCCAAAGCGCCCCCACCATCCGTTTCTTCGGCAACCTCCAGGTGACCCTCTCCAATACCCCGCCGGACAATTACGACGACCGCCTCCGCAGCCAGCCCGTCAACAGCGGCAACTTCACCTCCTCCGCCCTCCTGCGCGACTTTGTGTTCAGCGGCTCCCGCACCAATCAGGGCGGCCTTGACCTCACCATCTCCGGCCTCCCCCCCGGTCAATCCTGCGAAGTAACCCTCTGGTCTTATGACAACTCCAGCCCCGGCAGCCGGCGCTCCTCCTGGGCCGCCAACGCCGTCACCGTCGTCCCGCTTTACACCTTCGACGGCTCCGTGCTCCCCACTTCCGACACCGACTACCGCCTGAAGTTCAATGCCCTCATTGACCCCCAGGGCCGTTTGAAGATCTCCGGCCGCCGCGACCCCGGCAGCGTCGGCAGCGGCGGCGGCGCCGATTACGGGGTCTTCCTCAATGCGCTGGAAATTAAACAGCCCGGCCTCGCCCAGTACGTGCAGAATGACATCCGCACCCTCATGCGCGGACGGGCCACCGGCCTGGCCTTGCGTTATCCCTTTAACGTGGACACCGGCGCGCTGCCCCAATTCCTGCGCCTCCGCGTGCGCTACAAAGATGGCTTCGTTGCCTGGTTGAACGGCGAGCTGTTGCCCTCGCGCCATGCTCCCACCACCCCCGCATGGAACGCCACCGCCACCACCGATCGCCCCCTCCCCAACGCCATGACCGAAGAGGAATTCATCTTCGCCACCTCCGCCACCCCCCTCCGAACCGGCTCCAACCTCCTGGCCATTCACGGCTTGAGTTATTCCACCAACAGCCAGCACTTCCTCCTCGGCGCCACCCTCGAAGGTTTTACCGAGCAGGGAGTGGGCCTTTTCTACTTCGCCCAACCCACTCCCGGCACCACCAATGCCACCGGTTACCTGGGCTTCGTCAGCGACACCAAATTCAGCCTGAACCGCGGGTTCTACGACACCCCTTTCACCGTCGGCATCACCTCCGCCACCCCCGGCGCCATCATCTATTACACCACCGATGGCAGCCGCCCCTCCCCCACCAATGGCCTGGTGTACCAAGGCCCCTTGTGGATTACCAATACCACCCTCCTCCGTGCCATGGCCTGGGCCCCCAATCTCATTCCCACCGAGCCGGACACGCACTCCTACCTCTTCCTCGACACCGTCCTGCGCCAGTCCAATTCACTCCCCGGCTATCCCACCACCTGGCAGGCCGATTACCCGGCCGACTACGAAATGGACCCCAACGTCGTCAACCATCCCCGCTACCGCCACACCATCCGCCAGGACTTGCTGGCCATTCCCTCCGTCTCCATCGTCACCGACCACGACAGTCTCTGGGGACCCGTCCGCGGCCTCTACAACCACTCCACCAGTGTCCATGACCCGGCGGCGGGACAGGACTGGGAACGCGCCGCCTCTGTGGAATTACTCCTACCGGACGGACGCAAAGGGTTTCAGGCCAACTGCGCCCTCCGCATCCAGGGCAATGCCAGCCGCGATAACAACCGCCTCGCCAAGCATTCCCTCCGCTTGCTCTTCAAATCCGACTACGGCCCCTCCAAACTCCGCTATGACTGGTTCAACGGCGGCGTCCGGCAATTCGACAACCTCATCCTCCGCGCCGGTTTCACCGACACCTGGGCCACACGCTACTCCGACCAAACCGCCCTCCCCGGCGGCAAGGGCACCCGCTACCGCCCCGAAGATTCCCTCCTCTTGCGCGATTCCTGGGTGAAGGACTCCATGCGTGACATGGGCCACCTCGCCGCCCGCAATCACTTCGTCCATCTCTACCTCAACGGCCTCTACTGGGGCGTCTATAATCCCTCCGAGCGCATGGACGCCTCCTTCTGCGCCGAACACCTCGGCGGCAGCAGGCAGGATTGGGACGTCCTGTGCGGCGATGCCATCTACGACTTCGCCACCCTCAAAGATGGCTCCAAGGACGATTGGAATGAACTCATGGCCATCGTCAATGCCGGCATCACCAACGAGGCCGCCTTCCACGCCGTCACCCAGCGCGTGGATGTCATCAACCTGATCGATTACATGATCCTCCACATCGTGGCCGAAGCCGAAGACTGGCCCCACCATAATTGGTATGCCGTCCACCGCCGCGCCAACCCGCGCACCGGCTCCCCCGCCACCCGCTGGATTTTCCTCCCCTGGGACCAGGAAATCGTCCTGGACCAACTCGTCCGCCGCAACCGCGTGGACGTCAACAACCCCGACACCCCCGCCCGCATTTATGGCGCCCTCCGCGCCTGGCCGGAATTCCGCCGCCTGTTCGGTGACCGCGTGCACAAGCATCTGTTCAACGACGGCGCCTTGACCCCCGCCAAAAATATCGCCCGCCTCATGGCGCGCGTGGCCGAAATTGAGCGCGCCATCGTCGGCGAAAGCGCCCGCTGGGGGGACGCCCGCGAGTTCACCATCGGCGCCAATCCCGGCCACGGACAGACTTTCACCCGCGATGAATGGTGGTGGCCGGAAATCAACAAACTTTGCACCAATTATTTCCCCACTTTAACGGACATCAACCTCGCCCGCTTCCGCGCCGCCGGCCTCTATCCCGCCCTCGCCGCGCCCGTCTTCAGTCCATTCGGCGGCGACGTCCCGCCCGATTTTTCCCTCGTGCTCGGTCACACCAACCAGGCGGGCGAGATTTACTACACCTTGAACGGGGAAGACCCCCGCACCTACGGCAGCGGCGCCGTGGCGCCTTCCGCCCTGCTCTATCAAAACCCCATCCCCATCCTCGACCCCGTCGTAGTCAGGGCCCGTGTCCATCTCAACGGTCAGTGGAGCGCCCTCTCCGAGGCCATGTTCTATCCCACCCAGAACCTGCAGGCGCTCACCCTCACCGAAATCATGTACAATCCCCCCGCCTTCCAGGGCCGGGATGGCGATGCTTTCGAGTTTATTGAATTGTGGAACCGCTCCGCGCAACCCCTCAATCTGTCCGGCTTCCAGTTCGTCCAGGGCATCCAGTTCACCTTTACCAACGGCTCCCGCCTCCCGCCCAACGCCTACGCCGTCCTGGTCTCCGATGCCGATGCCTTCGCCCTTAAATATCCGGGGATCCCCATCGCCGGAGTGTACACCGGACGCCTCGACAATGGCGGCGAGCGCTTGACGCTGGTGGACCCCCGCGGCTTGGAAATCCTCTCCCTCAAATACGACGATGTCCCGCCCTGGCCCGTCGAAGCCGACAACGGCGGCTACTCGCTGACCCAACGTTATCCCCTCCGTTTTCAAGCGCCGGAAGATCCCCTAAAATGGCGGGCCAGCGCCAACCCCGGCGGCTCACCGGGCGCCCCCGACGCTGAAGACTCAGATAGCGATGGCCTGCCCGATGCCTGGGAAAGCCTCCATGGCCTGCTCAGCCAAAACCCCGCCGACGCCCTGCAGGATGCCGATGGCGATGGCCACAGCAATCTGGAGGAATTCCTCGCCGGCACCGACCCCCGGGACCCCCGCAGCCATCTCCGCCTGCAGCTCGAACAATCCAACGGCCGCCTCACCCTGCGTGGCCTGCTGCAGGCCGGACGCACCATGCGCGTTTTATATCGAACCAATCTCTGGCAGGGCGCCTGGGAAACCTGGACCAACCTCCCTCCGCCCAACGCCCCTCAGGAATGGCGCCTGGAATTGCCCCCGGCTGCAGACCGCTCCCAGTTCTATCGCCTCCAAGTAACCTGGCCCTGA